The following proteins come from a genomic window of Gopherus flavomarginatus isolate rGopFla2 chromosome 22, rGopFla2.mat.asm, whole genome shotgun sequence:
- the WASF2 gene encoding actin-binding protein WASF2: MPLVTRNIEPRHLCRQTLPSVRSELECMTNITLANVIRQLGSLSKFAEDIFGELFTQANTFAFRVSSLVERVDRLQVKVTQLDPKEEEVSLQGINTRKAFKSSTTQDQKLFDRDSLPVPVLETYGICNTPPPLNILSPYRDDGKEALKFYTDPSYFFDLWKEKMLQDTKDIMKEKRKHRKEKKDNPNRGNVNPRKIKTRKEEWEKLKMGQEFVESKDRQGPAGYPSNVVYQNGSIGSDESMEMNYYPPPPQSDSISPPSPSYPEDSLPPPPLDFSYPVDNQRGSGSGGQKRSSLVSPSHPPPAPPVGSPSSARPGFAPPPAPPPPPPISGIPPPPPVGFPNSGMPLPPSPSSFPPYPEFSAPPPPSPPAAEYFTVPPPPSLQPVDGAPPPPPPPPPPGPPPVPSSGMDGAPAPLLPPDSLASKPKSSLPPVTDARSDLLSAIRQGFQLRKVEEQREQEKRDVGGNDVATILSRRIAVEYSDSEDDSSEFGDDWSD, encoded by the exons GTAAATTTGCAGAGGACATTTTTGGAGAGCTGTTTACTCAGGCCAACACCTTTGCCTTTCGGGTGAGCTCTCTAGTCGAGAGGGTCGACCGCTTGCAAGTCAAGGTCACTCAGCTGGATCCCAAAGAGGAAGAAG TGTCCCTGCAAGGCATTAATACAAGGAAGGCCTTCAAAAGCTCCACCACTCAGGACCAGAAGCTCTTTGACAGAGACTCTCTCCCGGTGCCTGTCCTTGAAACATACGGCATCTGCAATACTCCACCACCTCTCAACATTCTCTCCCCTTACAG GGATGATGGCAAAGAGGCACTCAAATTCTACACAGACCCTTCATACTTCTTTGACCTTTGGAAAGAGAAAATGCTCCAGGACACCAAGGATATCATGAAAGAAAAGCGGAAGCacagg AAAGAGAAGAAAGATAATCCCAACCGAGGGAATGTGAATCCACGGAAAATCAAAACCCGAAAAGAGGAGTGGGAGAAATTGAAAATGGGACAGGAGTTTGTTGAGTCAAAAGACAGACAAGGACCTGCTGG CTATCCCTCTAATGTGGTGTATCAGAATGGCAGCATTGGCTCAGACGAGAGCATGGAAATGAACTACTATCCACCACCACCGCAGTCGGATTCTATCTCACCACCATCTCCATCCTACCCAGAGGACAGCCTGCCTCCACCACCCTTGGATTTTAG CTACCCAGTAGACAACCAAAGAGGTTCTGGTTCTGGAGGACAAAAAAGATCCAGCCTGGTCAGTCCAAGCCATCCTCCACCAGCTCCTCCGGTTGGATCCCCATCCAGTGCCAGGCCAGGCTTTGCTCcgcctcctgctcctccccccccaccaccaataTCAGGAATTCCCCCGCCACCTCCTGTAGGATTTCCAAATTCAGGGATGCCATTGCCACCatctccttcctccttccctccttacCCTGAGttttctgcccctcctcctccatcacCTCCAGCTGCAGAATACTTCACTgtgcccccaccaccatcacttcagccagtagatggtgctcctccccctcctccccctcctcctcctcctggtccCCCACCTGTGCCTTCCAGTGGCATGGATGGTGCACCAGCTCCACTTCTGCCTCCAGACTCCTTGGCCTCCAAGCCAAAATCTTCCTTGCCTCCTGTTACTGATGCCAGAAGTGACTTGCTGTCAGCTATCCGTCAAg GTTTCCAGCTCCGCAAGGTGGAGGAACAGCGGGAACAGGAGAAGCGGGACGTTGGGGGCAATGACGTGGCAACAATCCTTTCTCGCCGCATCGCTGTGGAATACAGCGACTCTGAGGATGATTCTTCAGAGTTTGGCGACGACTGGTCTGATTAA